The nucleotide sequence CGATGTCCAGCTTGAACTCGCGGCGGTGGGTGCGTCCGGGCATAGGGACTCCTTCGGTGCCGTCAGCCTACGGGCTGACGGGGGCGAAGTGCCTTGCCTCCTGGTCCGCTCCTGGGGGGTCACTCCACCGGAAGCGCTTTCGATACTGCGCCTGAATGGCGGTGACGGTGCCAGTGTTGCTGGCAATGATCAAGGCTTCTTCGTCTGCCGTGTAGGTCAGGACAACGTTCATCGGCTGACCGTAGACCTCGACTTGCTCGACCAGCAAACCGGCTCTGTCGGTCTGCAGACGTCCCAACCAGTCCTGGGCACTCCACTCTTCTATGTGTGTATCGCGTCGGAGACGGACACAGATGGGAATGCCCTTCTGCGCCAGCCCCTGAATCCAGTCATGACCAACAAATTCTCGATCGGCGTACAGCACACGAATCTGCGACGCTGGGAGAAGACACAATGCGTCATCCATCAACGTATGACGCACTGCCGTATCGCTGCTGCCCCCATGAGGCAGCAACTCGAAGAGCAGTGGGATGGCGACACCGCGCCAGATCACCGCAAGCATCAGGACATTGACGTCGGTCTGGCCGTACTTCCAGTTGGTGCGATCCAGGATGAACTCGCGGGGACGCGTCTGTGGCAGCAAGGCCAGAACCACGCGAGCGACATCGGCAGGACACAATGGGTGACGATCAAAGAACCGTTCCACACGGCGAATCACTGAACTGGTCTGCGCGCTTCCAGAAAAGCGCGCAGCAAGCTCTGCGTGCCGCACATCTTTGGCCTGGAGGAGTGCGAGCACCATCAGTGAGAGTAGTTCCACCTGGTTCTTGCGAAACTCCGGGAAATGCGCGGTGAAGCAACGGGTCAGTTTGGCCAGGACATCAGGAGACGCAGCTTGTTCTCGCGCGTGTGAAGGATTTTTTCAAGCCTGCCGTAAAACTGTTTGTTCATAAGCGTCTGAGGCAAATGCGGATACGGTGTGATGGCGCGGGTGGACGAGCGCAGGAAAAGGCAGCTGCAGATGTGCGGCCCACCAAAGCAACGCCTCTCGTTAGGCTGAAGTGATGAGGTCCCTATTCCTTGCACTTCTGATGATCCCACTGGTGGGATGTACGCGAGCCAACACCATTGAGGGGGAGCGGAGCTTTCAGTATGAAGGTGGTCTGCATCAACCTGGACGACAGGTGTACAAGGAGACCCCACCGGTGGGTGGCGTGCACCACAGCAGTTGGCAACACTGCGGCATCTATGACCGACCGCTCTACAATGAACACGCTGTACACAGCATGGAACATGGCGCGGTGTGGGTCACCTATCGCCCTGACCTCAGCAAGAATGATCTGGAGACACTCCAACAATTGGTTGACGGGCACAGCTATGTCCTCCTGAGCCCCTACCCAGATCTGCCCGCGCCGGTGGTGATCAGTGCCTGGAACCGGCAACTTCAAGTCAATCAAGCCGATGACCCACGGCTCCAACTTTTCCTGAACAAGTACGAGCAGGGGACACAGGCGCCAGAACGTGGGGCGCCCTGCATCGGGCCTGAGAGCACATCTGAAACCCAGTAATTACAGGAGTCCGGGCCTCAGATAGGCATCAGAGAAACTGTCGGGTACTGAGCCTGCTGACTGCCGTCCTCATTTTTAATCGCAACAAAGACGCAACATCAGTGGTGAAAAAAGTGATCGAAAGCATGCGGAGTCACCAGCAGTACGCCAAAGATATTGCGATCGACGAGCAACGACGAATACTGCAGTTCCAATTCCGACACTGTCAGGATGAGGAAGTCCATGTGGATATTGCCGTACTTGTCTATGATCTCTAGATTATGACTATCTACGAAAAACACAAGCGCCGTGCCGATCTGCTCTCCTGATCAAGAACCAATCCCAAGACCGCAGCGTCGACGTCAAAGTCATCCAAATCAAAATCATCAACAGCGTGTGTTGAATTCAGCTGATATCAGCTGCGTGATCTTGCGCAAATTTGGCGTTCTTAAAATAAGATATTCGTTTTTCCGGATCAGGCAGGAGAGTCCGGTTCTGCTTGTGCCGATCTTGAAACTCAAGGAGGTAGCTGAATTCCTCTGGGAAGAGTCGTCCCTCTGCCGTGACCTGAATATAGAGAATTGGACAGTCGTGGGCGAGATCGCCCTTCTCCACGAGGCCCACAATGCTTTCGAGGGGGAGGCGCGCCATCGTGACGTATTCGGCCCTTGCCGCTCGCGGCACTGCCTCTTCCCAGACCCGGTACCAGCGGCTCGTCTCAGGGGTGCGGACGCTCGGTGGACCACCATACAGTTGCTCACGAATGACCGGAACCTCACCCTCTTCCAACACGTCCCACTCGCCCGTTTGATCATCCGCATACGCCAGGTGCCGCGCCACTTCAAGCACCAGGAAGTGCTGTGGATGCATGAGCTTGACTCTAAAGATGCCCCACGGCTGAGCGGTCTCGAAATCTGGCACCTCGTCCATGAGAGGGTAGTCCTGGCAGTCCGCATCCAGCAGCAGGACGTCTTGCCCAATGACGCCGCGCTCACTGTCGAGAGCGCGCAGAATTCGTTTGCGCCAGGTCAGGAGGGATCTCAGTTCATTCTGCTTGGAGCGCTTTCGCGTCTGCAGGCTGATGCCAAAGTAAGCGAACAGCAGATGATCATTCTTCGGCTGAAACAGCATGTCCTCCAGCTCCGCTTTTCCCCAGAGATGGAATTCCTGCACCCCAGTGCCAATCAGGGCGGCGCGGAACGCGTCATAGGCTTTCTTGCTGAAGTCACAGGCCGCTGCGAGGATGAACCCATATGGCACTTCTGGCCCCGGCACACTCTCCTCGACATACCGCCGGACCTGCGCGGGGCCAATACGTTTTTCCCGCTTGCACTGAAGAATCCACAGCCGCCGTGAATCCACGAGAAGGGGAAGGTCCTCTTCGTCGGCCTCTTCAAATGAGGGAACGATGCCTTGCTCAAACGCCCGGATATCGATGCCGTCATCTGCGCCGCCCCGGCCAGTGGCCTCGATGCTGGCCCAGGGCCGGTAATCGTAGGCCAGCTGCCGCACCAGATCTTCAAAACGGTGCGGCTCCAGATCTTCAAAGTGCAGGGGATTCAGGGTGCGAGTGGCGCGCGCCATGCCGTATTGGAGCATGAGGTGGGGGCGCCCGCCCACGCCGGCAAGGCCCAGGTGAACAGGCCACCACGTGACATGCCAACAGTGAATGTTGTGCCTGTTGACGATCCGCCTTGTGCGGCCTTCAGTGCCCTGTGCGCTGGCAGATCGCGTCTCGTGACAGCGCCCGACACGCAGGCCGATGTCTTGAGCTGGGCTGAGACCGCGGCAGAGCACGCGCTGAAGGGCCACTCCCCCAGTTGAGAGGCGCCGGGCTCCCCACCCACCGTCCAGTCGCCCAGCCGCGCGCGCTGCAATGAATAGGTTTCCACTAGTGAGCCGCCTGACTGGTGATCAAGCCGTGGGCACCAGACCCAAGGGTAAGCGCTTGAAACGCTGCGCGCCCCACACACCTTTTTCCACATGGGCGTACACTGCAGGGACACCGCAAGGGGGTGAGCAAGCATGACCATCAAGATTCGGCTTCGGGGCAAACACAAAGCGGTCCGTGGCACCCTGCTCCGCCTGACCACACGTGAGGCCCGGCAGCTGCAGCGGCGCGCCCTTCTGGCCCCTGTGATCCGTTTGCCGTTCGCCCAGGGCTTTTCGCTGGGAGGCGGCACCCTCCACCGACACCCAGGCAACACCCAGATGTTCACGAGCCCAGACCTACTGCTGAGCGAACCTTACGACTGGGGGCCGCAGGGGCGGCCGGCGGTCAAGCCGTTCCGGTACGTGCCTGGGCAGGGCTGGGACATGGGTGAGGATTGACGTACCCCGCCCCCCTGGGTGTGGTGCTGGAAGTGAACTTCGCGGCGCACCAGCCGAGTGGCACGGAACAGTCCGGCTTCCGGCCCGCCCTGATCGTGGCGGTGCCGGATTTTGTTGCCGCGCCCCGCTTTCCCGGCCTGCTCGTCGTGCCCTTTACGTCCCGCATCCAGCACTTCACCGGGCGCCGCGCCGCGCTGTACCCCCTGTACCAACGCGGATGTGGTGGCCTCTCGCGCGACAGCGTCGCCCTGACCGATCAGCTGCGGTACGTGGATCAGGCGCGCATCACCGGCCGACTCGGCCGACTGACCGAAGCGGAGTTCGAGCCAGTCCGGCAGGCCCTCAGGGGCATGTTCGTCCTGTAACGCACAAGGCGACCGGCTGATCGTCCATGCCGGTCGCCTTGTGGCCCTGCCTTAATGCGCTCTGAGCCACCCCTGGAAGTCGTGCATTTCGCCCGCCTGGGCGGTGATGATCTTCTCCGCGAGCTCTAACACGAAGGGGTCCTGCGTCCGCTGCAGGGCCAGGTTCGATTTCTCGTTGGCGGCCGCGTGGTGCGGAAGCATGCCTTCCAGGAACGTACGTTCCGGCATGCTTGACGCGCGGATCATGGCGGGCATGTCCATCATGCGGTTCATCTGCACCATGCGCGCCATTACCGCCTGATTCGGCCCGCCGTACGCGCGCAGCTGGGCCTGCATCTCAGCAATCTCGCGCGTCTGGTCCGCGATGATCTGGGTCGCCCACGCGCGCACCTGTTCATCCTTGGCGCGCTCCAGAACGGCGCGGCTGCTGTCGATGGCGCTCTGGTGGTGCGGAATCATCATGGACATGAACGCCCGCTCGAAGGACCGCCCACTCAACCGGGCGAGGTCACTGATCATCGGCATCATCATCATGCGCATGTCCAGTTGCATCTGCAGCCCCATCTGGGATAGCCCCGGCACAGACGCTGAAGGCGTCATCGGCATCGTCATGTGGGTCATGCCGGGCATGGCCATGTCCATTCCACCGGCCTGGGCGGAGCTCAAGGTCAGCAGGGCAGCGGTCAACAGCATGCGCTTCATGCGTTCACGCTCCCCAGTAGCGCCTGACAGGCCTGCTCACAACGTCGGCAGCTCTCGGCGCACACGGCGCAGTGCGCCATGTTCATCTCCTGCGCGTGCCGCTCGCATTCCTCGGCGCACGCCTGACACGCGCGCAGGCAGGCCTCCAGCTGCGCCTGCAGGACCTGCGCGTCGCCTTGCCCAGATGACGCGAGCACCTTGGCGGTGGCCTGACAGACAGCGGCGCACTGCGTATTCAGACTGACGCAGTGCGTGAGGTGGTGCAGGTGTTCGTGTTCACTCAGGCACGCGTCGGCGCACAGCGAGCACACCGCCTCGCACTCCAGGCATGCTTGCAGGCAGGTGGCGAGCAGGGCGGCGTCCATGGAACTGGCCTTGGGGTGGGTGTTGAGCATGCGGGTGAGGGTGTCCATCGGGGGCCTCCAGGGCGTGAAATGACGCGGGACCACGGTGGTCACGCGGCCCTCCCGGGGGAGAGGGCGCTTTCACCCTGGGCCGCGCGTGTTCAGCTTCTGTAAAGTTGAGGGCGCGCCTCAAGAAACGCTGAAGGAGTAGGGCTATGCGCCTTCCCTCTCCACGGGCGCCGCTCAGTACAGGCCCATGGGGTTGATGACCTTGCCGTCCACCATCACGCGGAAGTCCAGGTGCGGCCCCGTGCTGTTGCCGGTGCTGCCCACCCGGCCGATCACCTGCCCGGTCTCCACGGTCTGACCCACCTGCACGAGGTTGGCGCTGTTGTGGCTGTAGCGCGTCGTCATGCCGTCCCCGTGGTCCAGCACGATCGTCCAGCCCCAGCCAGTCCGTGCATCAAACTGGGACTCGGTCACGCGACCCCCACGGGCCGCCACAAACGGTGTCCCGGTTGGTGCCGCCAGATCCAGGCCCAGGTGCGCGGGCGAATACGGGCTGGTCAGCCGGCCCTGCACGGGCAGCACGGCGGTCACGCGGATGCCCGCAGGCCGCACGGTGGCCCCACCTGTGGCGGTCACGGTCGCCGCGCGGGTGGTGGCAGACCGATCTGGCAGCTGCAGCACCTGCCCCACCTTCAGGGCCAGTTGCGGATTCAGGCCCTTGTTCTTCGCCAGCAGCGCCTCCAGACTCACGCCCTGGCGCCGGGCAATGCCGTACAGCGTGTCGCCGGGCTTGACCGTCACGGTCGCAGCGGTGGAGAAACTCAGGGCGGCGAGGCCCAGGGTGAGGAGCAAAGAACGCCACATCCGGGCCACCGTACCGGCGGTTTATAAAGTTTCTGTAAAGATTTGATGACCGCGCGGACCATTAAGGCCCGGGCGAACACAGGCGACCAAGCCCCACTGCTGCGGTCCTCAGCCGCCCGATTGTCCCACCGCTCTGCCAGCCAGGGTGCGGAAATACTGCAGTTCCTTGCTGCGCGGAAACGCCTGCAGGGCCCGCTGCGTGACGCTCAGGGTCCGGCTGTGCCGTCCCGCCTGCGTCCAGGCCTCGAACGCTTCCTGGCGGTACAGGTAGTACATGGTGGGCACCCCCAGGTTCACGGCCCGCTCGAAGTAGTCCGACGCCAGCGCGGCATTGCCCAGGCGCAGGGTGGCCTTGGCCAGCCCCCACCAGGCGTACGGGTCACGCGGGCGCGCTTTGACATCCTGCTCCC is from Deinococcus arcticus and encodes:
- a CDS encoding DUF3105 domain-containing protein — translated: MYKETPPVGGVHHSSWQHCGIYDRPLYNEHAVHSMEHGAVWVTYRPDLSKNDLETLQQLVDGHSYVLLSPYPDLPAPVVISAWNRQLQVNQADDPRLQLFLNKYEQGTQAPERGAPCIGPESTSETQ
- a CDS encoding restriction endonuclease, which encodes MARATRTLNPLHFEDLEPHRFEDLVRQLAYDYRPWASIEATGRGGADDGIDIRAFEQGIVPSFEEADEEDLPLLVDSRRLWILQCKREKRIGPAQVRRYVEESVPGPEVPYGFILAAACDFSKKAYDAFRAALIGTGVQEFHLWGKAELEDMLFQPKNDHLLFAYFGISLQTRKRSKQNELRSLLTWRKRILRALDSERGVIGQDVLLLDADCQDYPLMDEVPDFETAQPWGIFRVKLMHPQHFLVLEVARHLAYADDQTGEWDVLEEGEVPVIREQLYGGPPSVRTPETSRWYRVWEEAVPRAARAEYVTMARLPLESIVGLVEKGDLAHDCPILYIQVTAEGRLFPEEFSYLLEFQDRHKQNRTLLPDPEKRISYFKNAKFAQDHAADIS
- a CDS encoding type II toxin-antitoxin system PemK/MazF family toxin, with product MTYPAPLGVVLEVNFAAHQPSGTEQSGFRPALIVAVPDFVAAPRFPGLLVVPFTSRIQHFTGRRAALYPLYQRGCGGLSRDSVALTDQLRYVDQARITGRLGRLTEAEFEPVRQALRGMFVL
- a CDS encoding DUF305 domain-containing protein; its protein translation is MKRMLLTAALLTLSSAQAGGMDMAMPGMTHMTMPMTPSASVPGLSQMGLQMQLDMRMMMMPMISDLARLSGRSFERAFMSMMIPHHQSAIDSSRAVLERAKDEQVRAWATQIIADQTREIAEMQAQLRAYGGPNQAVMARMVQMNRMMDMPAMIRASSMPERTFLEGMLPHHAAANEKSNLALQRTQDPFVLELAEKIITAQAGEMHDFQGWLRAH
- a CDS encoding M23 family metallopeptidase produces the protein MWRSLLLTLGLAALSFSTAATVTVKPGDTLYGIARRQGVSLEALLAKNKGLNPQLALKVGQVLQLPDRSATTRAATVTATGGATVRPAGIRVTAVLPVQGRLTSPYSPAHLGLDLAAPTGTPFVAARGGRVTESQFDARTGWGWTIVLDHGDGMTTRYSHNSANLVQVGQTVETGQVIGRVGSTGNSTGPHLDFRVMVDGKVINPMGLY